One Brassica napus cultivar Da-Ae chromosome A5, Da-Ae, whole genome shotgun sequence DNA window includes the following coding sequences:
- the LOC106412213 gene encoding uracil-DNA glycosylase, mitochondrial: MASSTPKTLMDYFQPPKRHKASSFPAVSASGGSHGLDSAAKSPPRVTVADDSAGLTPEQITRSELNKSVAKSKRNLALCSEKVTKAKAEGSCYVPLTELLVEESWLKALPGELDKPYAKTLSCFLEREIIIDGQAPPIYPPQHLVFNALNTTPFDRVKAVIIGQDPYHGPGQAMGLSFSVPEGEKLPSSLLNIFKELHKDVGCSIPRHGNLQKWALQGVLLLNAVLTVRSKQPNSHAKKGWEQFTDAVIRSISQQKQGVVFLLWGKYAQEKSKLIDGSKHHILTAAHPSGLSAHRGFFNCRHFSRANQLLEQMGTPPIDWQL, encoded by the exons ATGGCTTCGTCGacacctaaaaccctaatggaTTATTTTCAACCTCCCAAACGCCACAAAGCTTCTTCCTTTCCCGCCGTTTCCGCCTCCGGTGGGTCCCACGGTCTGGACTCTGCAGCAAAATCGCCGCCTCGCGTAACCGTCGCCGACGACTCGGCCGGCCTTACACCAGAGCAAATCACTCGCTCTGAGCTCAACAAATCCGTAGCCAAATCCAAACGCAACCTCGCCCTCTGCTCCGAGAAGGTCACAAAAGCGAAAG CTGAAGGAAGCTGCTACGTGCCATTGACTGAGCTCTTAGTTGAAGAATCATGGCTTAAAGCTCTCCCTGGTGAATTGGACAAGCCCTACGCCAAGACCCTTTCTTGTTTCCTTGAACGTGAGATCATCATTGACGGTCAAGCCCCTCCTATTTACCCGCCGCAGCATTTGGTTTTCAATGCTCTAAATACAACTCCTTTTGATCGAGTCAAGGCTGTCATTATCGGACAG GATCCTTACCATGGACCTGGTCAAGCTATGGGTTTGTCTTTCTCTGTGCCTGAAGGGGAGAAGCTTCCGTCTAGTCTTTTGAACATATTTAAGGAGCTTCATAAAGATGTTGGCTGTTCTATCCCTCGTCATGGTAATCTACAGAAATGGGCTCTGCAG GGTGTTTTGCTGTTGAATGCTGTTCTTACAG TAAGGAGTAAACAGCCGAATTCACATGCAAAAAAAGGATGGGAACAATTCACTGATGCTGTCATTCGAAGTATCTCGCAGCAGAAGCAAGGTGTTGTCTTTCTCCTCTGGGGAAAATACGCTCAAGAGAAATCCAA GTTGATAGATGGGAGTAAACATCACATTCTCACAGCAGCTCATCCATCTGGTTTGTCAGCGCATAGAGGCTTCTTCAATTGCAG GCATTTCTCTCGAGCGAACCAGCTACTTGAGCAAATGGGCACTCCCCCTATAGACTGGCAACTCTAA